Part of the Sphingobacterium sp. LZ7M1 genome, AGACCTGTGCCATTGGTTTCTTCAGAAGCATTTTCTCCTACTGAGCTAGACGTGTAGCAATGTAATAGGTGGATGTTGTGTTCTTTTTCCTGTGCAAGTTGGCAGGCATAATCTGCCGCAAAGCCAGCATTTTCAGAAAAATCAGTAGGGACAATAATTGTCATCTTCATGAATTATTTTGTTGTGTGTTTTTACAGAGATAAATTTAGGAAAAATATGCGTCATATTAATAAAAATTGGCTTGAATGGCGAGTTTACTCGTCAAATTTGAGTAAGTTTGCAGCTAAAATTAGACACGAATTAAATGACTAGTAGAGATATACGTCAAGCCTTTTTAGATTTTTTCAAGAGTAAAGGACATCAAATTGTTCCTTCGGCACCAGTTGTAGTGAAGAACGACCCTACACTGATGTTTACCAATGCGGGGATGAACCAATTCAAAGAATTGTTTTTAGGAGAAGCTGTCGCCAAATTCCCAAGAGTGGCCGATACACAGCGTTGTCTACGTGTTTCCGGAAAACATAATGACCTTGAAGAGGTAGGGATTGATACCTATCACCATACCCTTTTTGAGATGCTTGGTAACTGGTCTTTTGGTGATTACTTTAAGAAAGAAGCAATCGAATGGGCTTGGGAGCTATTGACTGAGGTGTTGAAATTAGACAAGGATCGTCTTTACGTGACGATTTTTGAGGGTGATGTTACTGAAGGCTTGCAACAGGATGAAGAAGCCTTTAACCTTTGGAAGGCATTGATTCCGGAAGATCGTATCCTATTGGGTAACAAGAAGGATAATTTCTGGGAAATGGGTGATACAGGTCCTTGTGGTCCTTGTTCTGAAATCCATTACGATATGCGTTCGGATGAAGAGCGTGCTCAGGTGAAGGGTCAGGACTTGGTCAACATGGATGATCCACAGGTTATCGAGATCTGGAACCTGGTATTTATGCAGTTCAACAGGTTAAAAGATGGAAGCTTGGTTTCCCTGCCGGCAAAACATGTCGATACAGGGATGGGCTTTGAACGTTTGGTGCGTGCCATCCAAGGTAAATCATCCAACTATGATACGGATGTATTCCAGCCATTGATTCAATTTATCGCAAATAAATCGGGTATTGCTTACGGAGCCGATGAGAAGACGGATATCGCCATGCGCGTGCTGTCTGATCATATCAGGGCTGTAAGTTTTGCCATCGCTGATGGGCAGTTGCCGTCAAATAATAAAGCGGGTTATGTGATCCGCAGGATTTTGAGACGTGCTGTACGTTATGCCTATACTTTCTTGCATTTCAAGACTCCTTTTATCCATGAGCTTGTTCCTGTATTGGCGGAGCAGTTCAAAGGAGTGTTCGATGAACTGTACCAACAGCAGGATTTTGTAGAAAAGGTGATCTTGGAGGAAGAGGTTTCCTTCTTGAGGACCCTGACCCAAGGGATCCAACGCTTTGAAACCTATTCAGCAGACCATGAGGCCATAGACGGGGAATTCGCATTCGAACTGTTCGATACCTTCGGCTTCCCAATTGACCTGACCGAACTATTGGCTAGGGAAAAGGGCATGACCGTGGATATGCACGGGTTTCAACAGGCATTATTGGCCCAAAAGGAAAGATCTAGAGCTGCAACGGCTGTGGATACTGGAGATTGGGTCCTTGTAAATGATGAAGCGGAGAGTGAATTTGTGGGTTATGATAACTTAACGGCAACCACAGAGATCCTGAAATATAGAAAGGTTTCTAGCAAGGGTAAAGATCAATTTCAATTGGTGCTTTCTGAAACGCCATTCTATGCAGAAGGTGGTGGTCAGGTCGGTGATAAAGGCTATTTACGTTCTTTGGATAACAATGAAAAGGTTAGCATCCTGGATACGAAGAAAGAGAATGGACTTTTCATACACTTCGTCAACCAACTTCCAGCTGTCCTGAGCGGAGAGTTTGAAGCGGTTGTGGATGTGAAGAAAAGAAAGGATACTGAAGCTAATCACTCTGCTACGCACTTGTTGCATGCTGCTTTGAAACAGGTATTGGGTGAACATGTGAACCAAAAAGGTTCGTTGGTTTCTCCAGATGTGCTACGTTTTGACTTCTCGCACTTCGCGAAGTTGACCTACGAGGAGATCAAACAGATTGAGGACATCGTGAATGCGAAGATCCGCCAAGATGTACCTTTGAAGGAAGAGCGTAATGTTCCTTTTCAAAAAGCGATCGATTCG contains:
- the alaS gene encoding alanine--tRNA ligase gives rise to the protein MTSRDIRQAFLDFFKSKGHQIVPSAPVVVKNDPTLMFTNAGMNQFKELFLGEAVAKFPRVADTQRCLRVSGKHNDLEEVGIDTYHHTLFEMLGNWSFGDYFKKEAIEWAWELLTEVLKLDKDRLYVTIFEGDVTEGLQQDEEAFNLWKALIPEDRILLGNKKDNFWEMGDTGPCGPCSEIHYDMRSDEERAQVKGQDLVNMDDPQVIEIWNLVFMQFNRLKDGSLVSLPAKHVDTGMGFERLVRAIQGKSSNYDTDVFQPLIQFIANKSGIAYGADEKTDIAMRVLSDHIRAVSFAIADGQLPSNNKAGYVIRRILRRAVRYAYTFLHFKTPFIHELVPVLAEQFKGVFDELYQQQDFVEKVILEEEVSFLRTLTQGIQRFETYSADHEAIDGEFAFELFDTFGFPIDLTELLAREKGMTVDMHGFQQALLAQKERSRAATAVDTGDWVLVNDEAESEFVGYDNLTATTEILKYRKVSSKGKDQFQLVLSETPFYAEGGGQVGDKGYLRSLDNNEKVSILDTKKENGLFIHFVNQLPAVLSGEFEAVVDVKKRKDTEANHSATHLLHAALKQVLGEHVNQKGSLVSPDVLRFDFSHFAKLTYEEIKQIEDIVNAKIRQDVPLKEERNVPFQKAIDSGVTALFGEKYGDHVRVITFDDSYSKELCGGTHVAATGQIGFFKILSESAVAAGVRRIEAITGTRSEQVIREHFELLDNLKELLNNPKDFVSALSKTLDENNALKKEIENYVKEKSQGLKNDIEKKLEKVGDINYVATIVDLPSVDAVKTLAYTLKGAINNLYAVLGAVIDGKPSITVMISDDLAKEKGLHAGNIVRDLAKEIQGGGGGQPFFATAGGKDASGLERAISKSREFIK